A genome region from Halodesulfovibrio sp. includes the following:
- a CDS encoding flagellin has product MLKIENIHAHIGATQNRLSASIDNISIQRENAQASESRISDVDVANEMMLFTSRQLQANAAMAMLVQANSLPETARRLLQGS; this is encoded by the coding sequence ATGCTGAAGATTGAAAACATTCATGCGCATATTGGTGCGACTCAAAACCGCCTTTCTGCTTCAATCGACAATATTTCTATTCAACGTGAAAATGCACAAGCATCAGAATCTCGCATTTCCGATGTTGATGTTGCCAACGAAATGATGCTGTTCACAAGCAGACAGTTGCAAGCCAATGCAGCTATGGCAATGCTGGTTCAGGCAAACTCCTTGCCGGAAACCGCACGCAGATTACTTCAAGGCTCGTAA
- a CDS encoding MFS transporter, which produces MPTDKHYQGVLPFRTAFPYLCLIALLFYFNCVERALLSPLLVSIQQEFNFSNTVTTSLLVVRSVGLSISLLANSFLAVHCKHKHIVTASVFLAGTSFTMLSMTTTYLQLQLGLLLFGLSAGLYFPSGMATLSSLVDKKNLSKALSIHELAPNLSFISAPFIVELMLSFTDWRGTMQCVGVASMLLAVFFAFMGKGGHGNGAAPRFSTLKRLATKRNTLIFFVLVGIGLTLETAPYYVLPLFLVNQQHMTSAEANSLLAISRLATPFMALSAGYISSKTGARPLLLAGLFLSAICLALMATTQGTLLTTAIIAQPLFPAMLFPVIFKVFSDFFPAEEQSLVLAVTMPFVGIIGSGIMPNFLGYCGDVFSFQIGFAIFSILTVASMTVLFITPSKD; this is translated from the coding sequence ATGCCTACAGACAAACACTACCAAGGCGTACTGCCATTTCGCACGGCTTTTCCATATCTTTGTCTCATTGCGCTTCTTTTCTATTTCAACTGCGTAGAACGCGCACTTCTTTCGCCGTTGCTCGTATCGATTCAGCAAGAATTTAACTTTTCCAACACTGTAACCACCAGTCTCCTTGTAGTCAGATCCGTTGGATTAAGTATCAGCTTGCTGGCAAACAGTTTTCTCGCCGTACATTGCAAACACAAGCACATTGTTACAGCATCCGTTTTTTTAGCTGGCACCAGCTTCACTATGTTGTCCATGACTACAACATATCTGCAATTACAGCTTGGCTTACTTCTATTCGGACTTTCTGCCGGATTATATTTCCCATCCGGCATGGCAACACTAAGTTCTCTGGTAGACAAAAAAAACCTGAGCAAGGCATTATCTATCCATGAGCTAGCCCCTAACCTTTCGTTTATTTCCGCGCCGTTTATTGTCGAATTAATGCTTTCTTTCACCGACTGGCGAGGAACAATGCAATGTGTAGGGGTAGCATCCATGCTGCTGGCAGTTTTTTTTGCATTCATGGGCAAGGGTGGGCACGGCAATGGCGCTGCACCGCGATTCTCCACACTCAAACGCCTTGCAACAAAGCGCAACACCCTAATATTTTTTGTGTTAGTAGGCATAGGACTGACACTTGAAACAGCTCCGTACTATGTGCTGCCACTCTTTTTAGTAAACCAACAGCACATGACTAGCGCCGAAGCCAATAGCCTACTGGCTATATCCAGACTGGCAACGCCTTTTATGGCACTCAGTGCAGGGTATATCTCATCCAAAACCGGCGCCAGACCTCTACTCCTTGCGGGGTTGTTTCTCAGTGCAATATGTCTTGCTCTTATGGCAACAACTCAGGGAACTCTCCTTACAACGGCAATAATTGCGCAACCACTATTTCCAGCTATGCTGTTCCCTGTAATCTTCAAGGTCTTTTCCGATTTTTTTCCAGCAGAAGAACAATCGCTTGTGCTGGCTGTTACTATGCCGTTTGTCGGCATCATCGGCTCAGGTATTATGCCGAATTTTTTGGGATACTGCGGAGATGTATTCTCCTTCCAAATCGGCTTTGCCATTTTCAGCATACTGACTGTTGCAAGCATGACCGTTCTTTTTATTACGCCATCTAAAGATTAG
- a CDS encoding phosphotransacetylase family protein has protein sequence MAAGIYIGSTSGYSGKNMVVMGIGLRLQKEGFDVGYMKPVGAVPEERDGILGDQDAFFVQDILGQDAPPEFVSPVVVTQDFKVRAFSGQYDDLMPSIKHGYEQLAKGKDAMVVAGSGSMYSGRYCNIDGMRVAKELGLQIVVIDRLDKELNYDYLVVLKDVLGDSLAGVILNDIPSSFMNEVEGLIKPFLERNDIKVLGVIPKDPLMGAIRVSDLAERLGGKVISCASKSEKVVENFLIGTMQVENFMTHFRKNKNSAVIVGGDRSDVQLVALEGNCPCLVLTGNLYPNDIILTRSEVLNIPIVVVRDDTYTVAKKMEAILSRHKLRDVIKIRQGAQLVSSSIDFEYIKERMGLVNK, from the coding sequence ATGGCTGCAGGAATCTACATTGGCTCTACTTCCGGATACTCCGGTAAAAACATGGTTGTTATGGGTATTGGCCTGCGTCTTCAAAAAGAAGGGTTTGATGTAGGCTACATGAAACCGGTTGGAGCAGTACCGGAAGAGCGCGATGGCATTCTCGGAGATCAGGATGCTTTCTTTGTTCAAGATATTCTTGGACAGGACGCGCCGCCCGAATTTGTCAGCCCAGTTGTTGTAACGCAAGACTTTAAAGTACGTGCCTTCAGCGGACAGTATGACGACCTTATGCCATCCATTAAGCATGGGTACGAACAGCTTGCTAAAGGCAAAGATGCCATGGTTGTTGCCGGTTCCGGCTCTATGTATTCAGGTCGTTACTGTAACATCGACGGCATGCGTGTTGCTAAAGAACTTGGCTTACAAATTGTTGTCATTGACCGCCTCGATAAAGAACTGAACTACGACTACCTTGTAGTACTTAAGGATGTTCTTGGGGACAGCCTTGCAGGTGTTATCTTGAATGACATTCCTTCCAGCTTTATGAATGAAGTAGAAGGACTCATTAAGCCATTCCTTGAGCGCAATGACATTAAAGTTCTGGGAGTCATTCCTAAAGACCCGCTCATGGGAGCCATCAGGGTTAGCGACCTTGCAGAACGGCTCGGCGGAAAAGTTATCTCCTGTGCTTCAAAGTCCGAAAAAGTTGTAGAAAACTTCCTTATCGGCACAATGCAGGTTGAAAACTTTATGACTCATTTCCGTAAGAATAAAAATTCTGCCGTTATTGTTGGTGGTGACCGTTCCGACGTACAACTTGTTGCCCTTGAAGGTAACTGCCCGTGCCTTGTGTTAACCGGTAACCTTTACCCTAATGACATTATTCTTACCCGTTCTGAAGTGTTAAATATTCCTATTGTTGTAGTGCGCGATGACACCTACACCGTAGCAAAGAAAATGGAAGCTATTCTTTCCAGACACAAGCTACGTGATGTTATAAAAATTCGTCAGGGTGCTCAGCTCGTCAGCTCCTCAATCGACTTTGAATACATCAAAGAACGCATGGGGCTAGTTAACAAGTAG
- the rnc gene encoding ribonuclease III, with the protein MLERLQEHIRYTFTQISLLETALTHSSFANEHGGAIEHNERLEFLGDAVLEICVSERLFAKFPKAREGVLTRMRAKLVSKPSLAALAIEMQLDKYLKLGKGEEAQGGRDRHSLLSDAFEAVLGAVFLDGGYDSALAYIDNVFESKWPNEPETTKAKDYKSRLQELTQKKFKDRPSYTLKSSKGPEHAKVFEVELGLPDGTVVIAEGPSVKRAEQYAASIALERFEA; encoded by the coding sequence ATGCTCGAAAGATTGCAAGAACATATTCGTTATACATTTACTCAAATTTCTTTGCTTGAAACAGCTCTCACGCATAGTTCTTTTGCAAATGAACATGGCGGGGCGATAGAACATAACGAACGATTAGAATTTTTAGGAGATGCAGTTCTTGAAATCTGCGTTTCTGAACGGCTATTTGCCAAGTTTCCTAAAGCCAGAGAGGGTGTGTTAACCCGTATGCGTGCAAAGTTGGTGAGCAAGCCTTCTCTTGCTGCTCTAGCTATTGAAATGCAGTTGGACAAATATTTGAAGCTTGGAAAAGGTGAAGAAGCACAAGGTGGTCGTGACAGGCACTCTTTATTGAGTGATGCTTTTGAAGCGGTGCTCGGTGCAGTTTTCCTTGATGGCGGCTACGATAGTGCGCTTGCTTATATTGATAACGTCTTTGAAAGTAAGTGGCCAAATGAGCCTGAAACAACAAAAGCAAAAGACTACAAAAGCCGTTTGCAGGAACTTACGCAAAAGAAATTTAAAGACCGTCCTTCCTATACTCTCAAGAGTAGTAAAGGTCCTGAACACGCCAAAGTTTTTGAGGTGGAGCTTGGGTTACCGGATGGCACAGTTGTTATTGCTGAAGGTCCTAGTGTAAAAAGGGCTGAACAATACGCTGCAAGCATTGCATTGGAGCGCTTTGAAGCCTAA